In one Juglans regia cultivar Chandler chromosome 11, Walnut 2.0, whole genome shotgun sequence genomic region, the following are encoded:
- the LOC108987878 gene encoding protein AGENET DOMAIN (AGD)-CONTAINING P1-like isoform X1, whose amino-acid sequence MPPKPITTTPSSFFPRGTPVEIGSHDAGFVGSWFAGTVLSSNRSKYSVQYETLVSDLDPAEPLCETLHVSQVRPVPPGETRGCFLVGDNVDAYWNDGWWEGVVTEDLGGGRFEVFFRVSEEQIEFGKEHLRLHRDWVSGKWVPPFEQQEVGKVSNAAGIVASEAKTTQEIFIKGTIVEVSSDEDGFRGAWFAASIVEAVEKDKFLVQYQNLRADDDSCFLREEIDTLHIRPYPPETLVVDRFNLFEEVDASYNDGWWVGVISKVRVGSKYLVYFRDTDEEMEFEHSDLRPHQDWIDSKWVIASRALNF is encoded by the exons ATGCCTCCTAAACCCATTACCACAACACCGTCTTCCTTCTTCCCACGGGGCACCCCCGTGGAGATCGGCTCACACGACGCCGGATTCGTGGGCTCCTGGTTCGCCGGCACAGTCCTCAGTTCCAACCGGAGCAAATACTCCGTTCAATACGAGACCCTCGTGTCCGACCTCGACCCCGCCGAGCCACTCTGCGAGACCCTTCACGTCTCGCAGGTCCGACCTGTCCCGCCTGGAGAGACGCGAGGATGTTTCCTTGTGGGCGATAACGTGGACGCCTACTGGAATGATGGGTGGTGGGAGGGCGTGGTCACCGAGGACTTGGGAGGTGGGAGGTTCGAGGTTTTCTTCCGGGTTTCGGAGGAGCAGATTGAGTTTGGGAAGGAGCATCTGAGGCTTCATAGGGACTGGGTTAGTGGGAAATGGGTTCCGCCATTTGAGCAACAAGAGGTGGGA AAAGTGTCAAATGCAGCAGGGATCGTAGCTAGTGAAGCAAAAACAACACAGGAGATATTTATCAAGGGGACAATAGTTGAAGTTAGCAGCGATGAAGATGGTTTTCGAGGTGCTTGGTTTGCTGCGAGTATTGTTGAAGCAGTGGAGAAAGATAAGTTCCTAGTTCAGTACCAAAACCTTAGGGCGGATGATGATTCGTGCTTTCTGAGAGAAGAGATTGATACCCTGCATATTAGGCCCTATCCACCAGAAACTCTTGTTGTCGATCGTTTCAATCTTTTTGAAGAAGTTGATGCTTCCTACAATGATGGTTGGTGGGTCGGTGTGATTTCTAAGGTTCGTGTCGGCTCCAAATACCTAGTCTACTTCAGGGACACTGATGAGGAAATGGAGTTTGAACACTCTGACTTGAGGCCACACCAGGACTGGATTGACAGCAAATGGGTTATTGCTTCCCGG GCTCTGAATTTTTGA
- the LOC108987878 gene encoding protein AGENET DOMAIN (AGD)-CONTAINING P1-like isoform X2: protein MPPKPITTTPSSFFPRGTPVEIGSHDAGFVGSWFAGTVLSSNRSKYSVQYETLVSDLDPAEPLCETLHVSQVRPVPPGETRGCFLVGDNVDAYWNDGWWEGVVTEDLGGGRFEVFFRVSEEQIEFGKEHLRLHRDWVSGKWVPPFEQQEKVSNAAGIVASEAKTTQEIFIKGTIVEVSSDEDGFRGAWFAASIVEAVEKDKFLVQYQNLRADDDSCFLREEIDTLHIRPYPPETLVVDRFNLFEEVDASYNDGWWVGVISKVRVGSKYLVYFRDTDEEMEFEHSDLRPHQDWIDSKWVIASRALNF from the exons ATGCCTCCTAAACCCATTACCACAACACCGTCTTCCTTCTTCCCACGGGGCACCCCCGTGGAGATCGGCTCACACGACGCCGGATTCGTGGGCTCCTGGTTCGCCGGCACAGTCCTCAGTTCCAACCGGAGCAAATACTCCGTTCAATACGAGACCCTCGTGTCCGACCTCGACCCCGCCGAGCCACTCTGCGAGACCCTTCACGTCTCGCAGGTCCGACCTGTCCCGCCTGGAGAGACGCGAGGATGTTTCCTTGTGGGCGATAACGTGGACGCCTACTGGAATGATGGGTGGTGGGAGGGCGTGGTCACCGAGGACTTGGGAGGTGGGAGGTTCGAGGTTTTCTTCCGGGTTTCGGAGGAGCAGATTGAGTTTGGGAAGGAGCATCTGAGGCTTCATAGGGACTGGGTTAGTGGGAAATGGGTTCCGCCATTTGAGCAACAAGAG AAAGTGTCAAATGCAGCAGGGATCGTAGCTAGTGAAGCAAAAACAACACAGGAGATATTTATCAAGGGGACAATAGTTGAAGTTAGCAGCGATGAAGATGGTTTTCGAGGTGCTTGGTTTGCTGCGAGTATTGTTGAAGCAGTGGAGAAAGATAAGTTCCTAGTTCAGTACCAAAACCTTAGGGCGGATGATGATTCGTGCTTTCTGAGAGAAGAGATTGATACCCTGCATATTAGGCCCTATCCACCAGAAACTCTTGTTGTCGATCGTTTCAATCTTTTTGAAGAAGTTGATGCTTCCTACAATGATGGTTGGTGGGTCGGTGTGATTTCTAAGGTTCGTGTCGGCTCCAAATACCTAGTCTACTTCAGGGACACTGATGAGGAAATGGAGTTTGAACACTCTGACTTGAGGCCACACCAGGACTGGATTGACAGCAAATGGGTTATTGCTTCCCGG GCTCTGAATTTTTGA
- the LOC108987876 gene encoding alkaline/neutral invertase A, mitochondrial, translated as MNTVRFFSKSTMKTTCRILLFSRNPPFFNPNSQHHADPFRIIGSRSIIFNTHKAFRLPSSGFGQPVALTRPNNGFGTTPSRGAFVISRVASFSTTVETRVNENNFERIYVQGGGCVGVKPLVVERIDKDENIVGEDESRIEVNGGSDVNLGNSKGLSESVVAREESEVEKEAWELLREAVVTYCGSPVGTVAARDSSDNQMLNYDQVFIRDFVPSALAFLLKGEGEIVRNFLLHTLQLQSWEKTVDCYSPGQGLMPASFKVRIVPLDENKHEEVLDPDFGESAIGRVAPVDSGLWWIILLRAYGKLTGDYALQERVDVQTGLKMILNLCLTDGFDMFPSLLVTDGSCMIDRRMGIHGHPLEIQALFYSALRCSREMLAVNDGSQNLVRAINNRLSALSFHIREYYWVDMKKINEIYRYKTEEYSMDAINKFNIYPEQIPSWLMDWIPEDGGYMMGNLQPAHMDFRFFTLGNLWSIVSSLGTPKQNAAILNFIEAKWDDLVGHMPLKICYPALENEEWRIITGSDPKNTPWSYHNGGSWPTLLWQFTLACIKMGRFELAQKAVALAEKRLSGDRWPEYYDTRTGRFIGKQARFFQTWTITGFLASKMLLENPEKASLLFWEEDYELLEICVCALSKSGRRKCSRFAAKSQILV; from the exons ATGAATACGGTCAGATTCTTTAGCAAATCAACCATGAAAACCACCTGTAGAATCCTCCTCTTTAGTCGGAACCCACCGTTTTTCAATCCCAACTCGCAACACCATGCCGACCCTTTTCGCATCATAGGCTCTCGAAGCATTATCTTCAATACCCACAAAGCCTTTCGATTGCCCAGCTCGGGTTTTGGTCAACCCGTGGCTCTAACAAGGCCTAATAATGGGTTTGGCACAACACCCAGTAGGGGAGCCTTCGTAATTTCTCGGGTCGCGTCGTTTTCGACGACGGTGGAGACCCGAGTGAACGAGAACAATTTCGAGAGAATCTACGTTCAAGGTGGTGGGTGTGTTGGTGTGAAGCCATTAGTGGTGGAGAGAATTGACAAAGACGAGAATATAGTCGGGGAGGATGAGTCTAGGATAGAGGTTAATGGTGGTAGTGACGTAAATTTAGGGAATTCCAAGGGTTTGAGTGAATCCGTGGTGGCGAGGGAGGAAAGTGAAGTGGAGAAGGAGGCGTGGGAGCTGTTGAGAGAGGCGGTGGTGACGTATTGTGGGAGTCCAGTGGGAACAGTGGCGGCGAGGGACTCTTCCGATAATCAGATGTTGAATTATGACCAGGTGTTTATCAGGGACTTCGTCCCCTCGGCACTCGCGTTCTTGCttaagggagagggagagattgtGAGGAACTTTCTCCTTCATACCTTGCAATTGCAG AGTTGGGAGAAAACAGTGGACTGCTACAGCCCAGGACAGGGTTTGATGCCTGCAAGTTTTAAAGTTAGAATTGTGCCTCTTGACGAAAATAAGCATGAAGAAGTTCTAGATCCAGATTTTGGTGAATCAGCTATTGGTCGTGTTGCACCTGTGGATTCTG GTCTGTGGTGGATTATCCTGTTGAGGgcttatggaaaactcactGGTGACTATGCATTACAAGAAAGGGTGGATGTTCAGACGGGCTTAAAAATGATACTGAACTTGTGTTTAACTGATGGATTTGATATGTTTCCTTCTCTGTTAGTCACTGATGGCTCCTGTATGATAGACCGGCGGATGGGTATCCATGGCCACCCCCTTGAAATCCAA GCATTATTTTACTCAGCTCTACGATGCTCCCGTGAGATGCTTGCTGTAAATGATGGATCCCAGAATTTGGTGAGGGCAATCAACAACAGGCTCAGCGCATTGTCATTCCATATCAGAGAATATTATTGGGTggatatgaagaaaataaatgagatttacCGATATAAAACAGAGGAGTACTCTATGGATGCCATCAACAAGTTTAACATCTATCCCGAACAAATTCCTTCTTGGCTGATGGACTGGATTCCAGAGGATGGCGGATATATGATGGGCAATCTACAGCCTGCTCACATGGATTTTAGGTTTTTCACGCTTGGAAATCTTTGGTCCATTGTTTCATCTCTGGGTACTCCAAAGCAAAATGCAGCTATATTGAATTTCATTGAAGCCAAATGGGATGATCTTGTGGGACATATGCCTCTGAAGATATGTTACCCTGCTTTAGAGAATGAAGAGTGGCGAATAATCACTGGCAGTGACCCGAAAAATAC CCCATGGTCATATCATAATGGTGGGTCCTGGCCAACACTTCTGTGGCAG TTCACATTGGCATGCATCAAGATGGGCAGATTTGAACTAGCTCAAAAAGCTGTTGCCTTGGCTGAGAAGAGGCTTTCAGGTGATAGGTGGCCTGAATATTATGATACTCGGACAGGGAGGTTTATTGGAAAGCAAGCACGATTTTTCCAAACATGGACTATTACTGGATTCCTTGCATCTAAAATGCTCTTGGAGAATCCAGAGAAGGCGTCCTTGTTATTCTGGGAGGAGGATTATGAACTTCTTGAGATCTGCGTTTGTGCACTTAGCAAGAGTGGTCGAAGGAAATGCTCCCGCTTTGCAGCGAAGTCGCAGATACTTGTGTAA
- the LOC108987844 gene encoding putative pentatricopeptide repeat-containing protein At1g56570: MSTKRLLSTSYFHTIPPIIRNSLQLPQNCPSQSNSPFLPKGPSVLATNVIKSYFESGLVKEARSLFDEMPERDVVAWTAMVSGYTSCSHYGHAWTMFCEMVENGMGPNCFTLSSALKACKGMKALSCGALIHGLAIKHGAEGSMYVDNALLDMYATCCASMDEACMVFQDIHTKNAVSWTTLITGYTHRGDGYGGLRVFQQMLLEEAELNPFSFSIAVRACASIRSHTLGKQVHAAVITHGFESNLPVMNSILDMYCRCGCLSEANQYFHEMNEKDLITWNTLIAGYERLDSNGCLHIFSKMESEDFSPNCFTFTSVTAACANLAVLNYGQQVHGGIVCRGLDGNLALANALIDMYAKCGSITDSRKVFSEMTCRDLVSWTTMMIGYGAHGYGKEAVDLFDKMIRSGIRPDRIVFMAVLSACSHAGLVDEGLKYFKSMMDHYNLSPNQEIYGCVVDLLGRAGRVEEAYQLIENMPFKPDESVWGALLGACKAHKLPNLAKLAAQRVLDLRPNMVGTYVMLSNIYAAEGKWGEFANMRKLMRGMGSKKEAGRSWIAVRDQVYGFVVGDKIGSHIKQVYRVLDLLIWHIKEAGYVPDLDCLTHDLEDGT, encoded by the exons ATGAGCACTAAAAGACTGCTATCCACTTCTTATTTCCATACAATCCCACCCATAATCAGAAACTCCCTTCAGTTGCCCCAAAACTGCCCCAGCCAATCAAATTCACCTTTTTTACCAAAGGGCCCTTCTGTATTAGCCACAAACGTCATCAAGTCGTACTTTGAAAGTGGGTTGGTCAAAGAAGCTCGGTCACTGTTCGATGAAATGCCTGAGAGAGATGTGGTTGCCTGGACGGCCATGGTTTCTGGGTACACGTCTTGTAGCCACTACGGTCATGCATGGACTATGTTCTGTGAGATGGTGGAGAATGGAATGGGGCCAAATTGTTTTACTTTGTCCAGCGCTCTGAAGGCTTGTAAGGGCATGAAGGCTTTGTCATGTGGGGCATTGATTCATGGTTTGGCTATCAAGCATGGAGCAGAGGGGTCCATGTACGTTGATAATGCACTTTTAGACATGTATGCTACTTGTTGTGCTAGCATGGACGAGGCATGCATGGTCTTTCAGGATATACATACAAAGAATGCCGTTTCGTGGACTACTTTGATCACTGGGTACACTCATAGGGGTGATGGCTATGGTGGGCTTCGAGTTTTCCAGCAAATGTTGCTG GAGGAAGCAGAACTCAACCCATTTAGCTTTTCAATTGCAGTTAGAGCTTGTGCCTCAATTCGTTCCCACACTTTGGGCAAGCAAGTACATGCAGCGGTGATTACACATGGGTTTGAATCCAATCTTCCTGTCATGAACTCAATACTAGACATGTATTGCAGGTGTGGGTGTTTATCTGAGGCAAATCAATACTTCCATGAAATGAATGAGAAAGACTTGATCACATGGAATACATTGATAGCTGGATATGAAAGATTGGATTCCAATGGGTGTCTACATATCTTTTCAAAAATGGAGTCAGAAGATTTTAGTCCAAATTGCTTCACATTTACCAGTGTTACAGCCGCCTGTGCTAATTTAGCAGTTTTAAATTATGGGCAACAGGTTCATGGAGGAATTGTTTGCAGAGGCCTTGATGGGAACTTGGCATTGGCTAATGCCCTTATTGACATGTATGCCAAATGTGGAAGCATAACTGATTCACGCAAAGTTTTTAGCGAAATGACTTGCAGAGATCTGGTCTCCTGGACAACGATGATGATTGGATATGGAGCTCATGGATATGGAAAAGAGGCTGTTGATTTGTTTGATAAGATGATTCGGTCAGGCATTAGACCTGATAGGATCGTGTTTATGGCAGTTCTGAGTGCTTGTAGCCATGCTGGGCTTGTAGACGAAGGCTTGAAGTATTTCAAATCAATGATGGATCATTATAATCTCTCTCCAAATCAGGAGATTTATGGCTGTGTTGTGGATCTGCTAGGGCGAGCGGGGAGAGTTGAGGAGGCCTATCAACTAATAGAGAATATGCCATTTAAACCCGATGAGTCTGTTTGGGGGGCACTTCTTGGAGCTTGTAAAGCACATAAGCTTCCGAATTTGGCCAAATTGGCAGCCCAGAGGGTGTTAGATTTGAGGCCAAATATGGTGGGGACTTATGTTATGCTGTCAAATATATATGCAGCTGAAGGTAAGTGGGGGGAGTTTGCAAATATGAGGAAGTTGATGAGAGGGATGGGGAGTAAGAAAGAGGCTGGGAGGAGTTGGATTGCAGTAAGAGACCAGGTTTATGGTTTTGTTGTGGGAGATAAGATTGGTTCTCATATAAAGCAGGTGTATAGAGTTTTGGATTTGTTGATTTGGCATATTAAGGAAGCAGGATATGTACCTGATTTGGATTGCTTAACACATGACCTAGAAGATGGGACTTGA